A genomic stretch from Puntigrus tetrazona isolate hp1 chromosome 6, ASM1883169v1, whole genome shotgun sequence includes:
- the LOC122346490 gene encoding cell death activator CIDE-3-like, whose amino-acid sequence MENARKSLDVFSTSLSKCISACGSMTQQLLPRWPQHSRPFRVINSDRSIKKGIMANDLRDLKNKVIDIFHMHCMRALVLDEDGTGVDTEDFFQTLKDNTVLMVLGEGQKWAPQQKHLPDQKKVGRKQSTKSYPGCGWKKTRKDVAKLTFDLYKNHPQDFIGCLNVQATLYGMYSVSYDLQCYKAKRMLREALRWTLFTMQTTGHVLVGTSCYIQHLIDEDEKTDAHLISPACIIKELHH is encoded by the exons ATGGAAAATGCCAGGAAATCCCTTGATGTGTTCTCAACTTCCCTTTCAAA ATGCATATCAGCCTGTGGTTCTATGACACAGCAGCTCTTACCACGTTGGCCTCAGCACTCCAGACCCTTCAGGGTCATCAACTCTGACCGCTCTATTAAGAAAGGCATCATGGCAAATGACCTGAGGGACCTAAAGAACAAG GTGATTGATATATTCCACATGCATTGCATGAGGGCTTTAGTGTTGGATGAGGATGGAACTGGAGTGGATACGGAGGACTTTTTTCAAACCTTAAAAGACAACACTGTCCTAATGGTCTTAGGGGAAGGACAGAAGTGGGCTCCACAGCAG aaacACCTTCCGGATCAGAAGAAAGTAGGAAGG AAACAATCAACCAAGAGCTATCCTGGATGTGGctggaaaaaaacaaggaaagatGTTGCCAAACTGACTTTTGATCTTTACAAAAATCACCCGCAGGACTTTATTGGCTGCCTGAACGTGCAGGCGACACTGTATGGAATGTATTCTGTGTCGTACGACTTGCAGTGCTACAAGGCGAAAAGAATGCTACG GGAAGCTCTAAGATGGACTCTCTTCACTATGCAGACTACTGGCCATGTTTTAGTAGGAACCTCGTGTTATATTCAGCATCTCATCGATGAGGATGAGAAGACAGATGCACATCTGATATCTCCTGCATGCATCATCAAGGAGTTACATCATTAA